In Brachypodium distachyon strain Bd21 chromosome 2, Brachypodium_distachyon_v3.0, whole genome shotgun sequence, one genomic interval encodes:
- the LOC104582688 gene encoding holotricin-3, with translation MGGGHDMHGHGGGVKGFVSNLVTGGKGQGHGSYAGGGHGHGHGYQQGYGQQHGYPPTTGAYPPHGHAGYAPAAYPSHGAQHGHMGMGSYHTGHQKHGGGVYGGGKHKGGGMFGGKHGRKWK, from the exons ATGGGCGGCGGGCACGACATgcacggccacggcggcggcgtgaagGGGTTCGTGTCCAACCTCGTCACCGGCGGTAAAGGCCAGGGCCACGGATCatacgccggcggcggccatggacatGGGCACGGCTACCAGCAGGGGTACGGGCAGCAGCACGGCTATCCTCCCACCACCGGTGCTTACCCTCCGCACGGGCACGCCGGCTACGCGCCGGCGGCTTACCCCTCGCACGGGGCTCAACACG GTCACATGGGGATGGGGTCATACCACACCGGGCACCAgaagcacggcggcggcgtctacGGCGGCGGGAAGCACAAGGGCGGTGGTATgttcggcggcaagcacgGCAGGAAGTGGAAGTGA